The following proteins are encoded in a genomic region of Fusarium oxysporum f. sp. lycopersici 4287 chromosome 1, whole genome shotgun sequence:
- a CDS encoding palmitoyltransferase PFA4: protein MAGLNDVPFIKGLAVPSVCALITFLGYFSQFLFHYSTSLEPGPPSRHETIIFNTLLFTLWLTYYRAVTVDPGRYIFKDRVIEADGQRWCNKCAAPKPARAHHCRHCARCVPKMDHHCPWTRNCVSMTTFPHFLRFLVYTNISLWMLGYFLWQRFSKIWEHRKLPAYLGPSLSGLIGLSLIAIVNFFTTVALGIMLINTIRSWIFNQTMIEGWEQERHEALMDKGPKDWWDITGPDGEKVRFERLEFPYDIGFFDNMAQAMGTRNILMWFFPLGGNPAIAKDGTGSGWEWEENGFNRVEGLWPPPDPDKIRRAARGWPAANRDYAEELRQANMSSSEFKAEFLKRKADDEKRKRHLMAELEEVDDYDMYDDEEYDREFDQGLGWVNSDGDRLRDYGVDEEESEAEAADEDVPLAELIRRRKVLQRDISDD from the coding sequence atggccgGCCTCAACGACGTGCCCTTCATCAAGGGTCTTGCCGTGCCCTCTGTATGCGCTCTGATCACATTCCTTGGCTATTTCTCCCAATTTCTCTTCCACTACTCGACGTCTCTCGAACCAGGTCCTCCCTCGCGCCACGaaaccatcatcttcaacaccctCCTCTTCACACTATGGTTAACGTACTACCGAGCCGTAACCGTCGATCCGGGCCGCTATATATTCAAGGATCGTGTTATTGAGGCTGATGGGCAGCGATGGTGTAACAAATGCGCGGCACCGAAACCAGCTCGGGCGCATCATTGTCGTCATTGTGCAAGATGTGTTCCCAAGATGGATCATCATTGTCCTTGGACTAGGAACTGCGTATCAATGACTACATTTCCGCACTTTCTACGCTTCTTGGTATATACAAACATATCGCTCTGGATGCTTGGCTACTTTCTATGGCAACGCTTCTCTAAGATCTGGGAACATCGAAAACTGCCTGCATACCTAGGACCTAGCTTATCAGGACTAATCGGACTATCGCTGATTGCAATCGTCAACTTCTTTACCACTGTCGCTTTGGGTATCAtgctcatcaacaccatcaggTCATGGATATTCAACCAGACTATGATAGAAGGATGGGAGCAGGAGCGCCATGAAGCTCTCATGGATAAAGGACCCAAGGATTGGTGGGACATTACAGGCCCCGACGGCGAGAAAGTGCGCTTCGAAAGACTCGAGTTCCCCTACGATATCGGTTTCTTTGACAATATGGCTCAAGCAATGGGCACCCGCAACATCCTCATGTGGTTCTTCCCCCTCGGAGGAAACCCCGCCATCGCTAAGGATGGCACTGGCTCAGGCTGGGAATGGGAAGAGAACGGCTTCAACCGCGTCGAAGGTCTTTGGCCTCCTCCTGATCCCGACAAGATTCGTCGAGCTGCACGGGGTTGGCCTGCCGCAAATCGTGACTACGCCGAGGAGCTTCGCCAAGCGAACATGAGCTCCAGCGAGTTCAAAGCTGAGTTTCTCAAGCGAAAGGCTGACGATGAGAAGCGCAAGAGACATCTCATGGCGGAActggaagaggttgatgactATGATATgtatgatgatgaagagtatGACCGTGAATTCGATCAAGGTCTTGGATGGGTGAACTCGGACGGCGATAGACTGCGAGATTacggtgttgatgaggaagagtCAGAAGCTGAGGCGGCAGACGAAGATGTGCCCCTGGCCGAGCTCATACGAAGACGAAAAGTGCTACAGCGAGATATTTCAGACGATTAG
- a CDS encoding DNA polymerase kappa subunit, translating to MSSTDQAEEQPPLQPTEEPSGAEKETNHVSRDTPETAEDDAFKTLKYSLLGPSLLKAGQDTVDQTKVSEIIYNASKGSKFFNREEERDKVLTQKIEQIIARKAQLEKRDLTRDLRNADRLIAELELTRDLTQHIVHVDCDAFYAAVEQLDRPEIKDLPFAVGGGVLTTCNYVARKFGCRSGMAGFVAKKLCPSLILLKPNFQKYNAKAHEVREVLVNYDPRFESASIDEAYLNITEYCQEHQMDPAEAVEQMRREIHEKTNITVSAGIAANAKLAKICSNMNKPNGQYVLSSDRPTIMAFMRDLPTRKVNGIGRVLERELLEIGIKTCGDFYEHRQYLNPLFGDKTSEFLFTCYLGLGRTKIQPAEEYERKSVGTESTFRDMSDPTQLREKLRATAEELEQDMKRAECKGRTLCLKVKLHTFEVLTRQVVLPRAICLADDLYNYALPILNKLEQEMPGMKLRLMGLRCTHLVSTKKPDAMAFFGFRPRRTDSEDRPQGGTLKRKASDDDGEWEQWPGAGLLLDDPDGLLEGSSSNQDTPDQSLGRRHGKEIAPNPTKENAAEEQWWDCPICSRPQAADERHFNEHIDLCLSRQTIRETVQADGPSIKSDPTPEIKKPRTTEKKRGRPKVPDPKQRQLFFG from the exons ATGAGCTCAACTGACCAAGCGGAGGAGCAACCTCCATTACAACCAACAGAGGAACCTTCAGGAGCTGAAAAGGAAACAAATCATGTCAGCAGAGATACCCCTGAGACTGCAGAGGACGATGCCTTCAAAACCCTCAAATATTCCCTTCTGGGACCATCGCTACTAAAAGCAGGTCAAGATACGGTTGATCAAACAAAG GTTTCTGAAATCATCTACAACGCTTCCAAAGGATCCAAATTCTTCAATCGCGAAGAAGAACGAGACAAGGTCCTCACCCAAAAGATCGAACAAATCATCGCGCGAAAGGCTCAACTCGAGAAGAGGGATCTGACTCGGGACTTGCGCAATGCAGATCGTCTCATTGCCGAACTTGAACTCACTCGCGACCTCACTCAGCACATCGTTCATGTGGACTGTGATGCATTCTACGCAGCTGTCGAGCAACTTGATCGCCCGGAAATAAAAGACCTCCCTTTCGCAGTTGGTGGCGGCGTTTTGACCACTTGCAATTATGTTGCGCGCAAGTTCGGCTGCCGATCAGGCATGGCTGGCTTTGTGGCCAAGAAATTATGTCcaagcttgatcttgctaAAGCCAAACTTTCAGAAATACAATGCAAAAGCGCATGAGGTGAGAGAAGTTCTGGTCAACTACGATCCCCGGTTCGAGAGCGCTAGTATCGATGAGGCATACTTAAACATCACCGAATACTGCCAGGAACACCAGATGGACCCAGCGGAAGCCGTTGAACAGATGCGGCGAGAAATCCATGAGAAGACAAATATCACTGTCTCTGCTGGCATTGCTGCTAACGCAAAACTCGCAAAGATCTGTTCAAACATGAACAAGCCCAATGGGCAATACGTTTTATCTAGCGATCGGCCAACAATCATGGCCTTCATGCGCGACCTACCTACCCGGAAAGTCAATGGTATAGGGAGAGTCCTCGAGAGAGAACTGCTAGAGATTGGTATCAAGACTTGTGGTGATTTCTACGAGCACCGACAATATCTCAACCCACTGTTTGGTGACAAAACCTCAGAGTTCCTGTTCACATGCTACTTAGGTCTTGGTCGCACCAAAATTCAGCCAGCAGAAGAGTATGAGCGCAAAAGCGTTGGCACTGAGAGTACATTCCGCGATATGTCGGATCCTACACAGCTGAGAGAAAAGTTACGAGCAACAGCGGAGGAGTTGGAGCAGGACATGAAGCGCGCTGAGTGTAAAGGCCGTACACTCTGTCTTAAAGTTAAACTTCACACGTTCGAGGTCCTCACTCGGCAGGTCGTCCTTCCAAGAGCTATATGCCTTGCAGACGACCTATACAACTACGCTCTGCCTATTCTCAACAAGCTGGAACAAGAAATGCCCGGCATGAAACTTCGGTTGATGGGTTTGAGATGCACACATCTCGTCAGTACCAAAAAACCTGATGCCATGGCCTTCTTCGGCTTTCGGCCCCGAAGGACAGACTCAGAAGACCGCCCGCAAGGCGGAACCCTGAAAAGAAAAGCGAGTGATGATGACGGAGAATGGGAACAGTGGCCAGGAGCCGGTCTTCTACTTGACGACCCGGATGGCCTGCTTGAGGGCTCTTCTAGTAACCAGGACACTCCAGATCAATCACTAGGCCGAAGACACGGCAAGGAGATCGCCCCTAATCCTACAAAAGAGAACGCTGCAGAGGAGCAGTGGTGGGACTGTCCCATCTGCAGCAGACCGCAAGCGGCCGATGAGCGGCACTTCAATGAACATATAGACCTTTGCCTATCGAGGCAGACGATTCGTGAGACTGTACAGGCAGATGGCCCGTCAATAAAAAGTGACCCAACGCCCGAAATCAAGAAGCCACGAAcgacagagaagaagagagggagGCCGAAGGTGCCTGATCCGAAGCAGAGACAGCTGTTCTTTGGATAG
- a CDS encoding myosin-1 (At least one base has a quality score < 10), producing the protein MGKNRLEMPPHVFAIAEAAYYNMKAYSDNQCVIISGESGAGKTEAAKRIMQYIASASGGESGDIKQIKDMVLATNPLLESFGNAKTLRNNNSSRFGKYLQIYFNAQGEPVGADITNYLLEKSRVVGQITNERNFHIFYQFAKGASQQYRETFGVQKPETYVYTSRSKCLDVDGIDDLAEFQDTLNAMKVIGLTQAEQDEIFRMLAAILWIGNIQFQEDQGGYAEVIDRSVVDFAAYLLEVTPDQLISGITIRILTPRNGEVIESPANPAQAQATRDALAMAIYSNLFDWIVERINKSLKARQPTTNTIGILDIYGFEIFEKNTFEQLCINYVNEKLQQIFIQLTLKAEQEEYAREQIQWTPIKYFDNKVVCDLIEQIRPVGIFSAMKDATKTAHADPAACDRTFMQSINGMSHAHLTPRQGNFIIKHYAGDVTYTVEGITDKNKDQLLKGLLNLFQHSGNQFVHTLFPRPVDQDNRKQPPSAGDRIRASANALVDTLMKCQPSYIRTIKPNENKSPTEYNSPNVLHQIKYLGLQENVRIRRAGFAYRQDFDKFVDRFFLLSPATSYAGEFTWEGTTEAAVKQILKDTSIPKEEWQMGVTKAFIKAPETLFALEHMRDRYWHNMATRIQRMWRAYLAYRAESATRIQRFWRKKRTGAEYLQLRDHGHQVLGGRKERRRMSLLGSRRFLGDYLGVNASTGPGAQIRNAASIGTNEKAVFSCRAEILEAKFGRSSKASPRIIVVTTNKFYIIAQMLVNGHPQISVEKAVPLGAIKFIGASSARDDWFSLGIGSPQEPDPLMNCMLKTEMFTQMQRVMPGGFNLKIAETIEYAKKPGKMQQVKVLKDSQLPVDYYKSGAVHTQPGEPPSSVSRPTPKGKPVPPRPITRGKLIKPGGPNGRPSRIQGNRTAKPRPGAGRAVPQPPAAVSNIAAVPAAATQSTPRIAPRPGANAAAPIPAAHNALPSHTRNASGAGRAPPPPPPPAVAARPPSPPKVMAKVLYDFAGQRENELTITANEIVEIVQKESNGWWLAKNPQTAQQAWVPAAYVEEQAPPAPRAPPAPPRSKPTPPAPPAKRPAANRKPAELQQRDSGMSLNTPNGGDSRSSTPTPSLGGSLADALLARKNAMQKEKEDDDDW; encoded by the exons ATGGGCAAGAACCGACTCGAGATGCCACCGCACGTCTTCGCCATCGCCGAGGCCGCATACTACAACATGAAGGCATACAGCGACAACCAGTGTGTCATTATTTCAGGAGAGTCAGGAGCCGGAAAGACCGAGGCGGCCAAGCGCATCATGCAGTACATTGCTAGTGCGTCTGGTGGAGAATCTGGAGACATcaagcagatcaaggacaTGGTGCTGGCAACCAACCCCCTACTAGAATCGTTCGGAAACGCAAAAACCCTTCGAAACAACAACTCATCGCGATTCGGCAAGTATCTACAGATCTACTTCAACGCCCAGGGCGAACCCGTGGGTGCCGACATCACAAACTACCTCCTGGAAAAGTCACGAGTGGTGGGCCAGATCACGAACGAGCGAAACTTCCATATCTTTTACCAATTCGCGAAGGGCGCCTCACAACAATACCGAGAAACATTTGGTGTTCAAAAACCCGAGACCTACGTCTATACCAGTCGGTCAAAATGCTTGGACGTGGACGGTATCGACGATCTTGCCGAGTTTCAGGACACGCTCAATGCCATGAAGGTTATTGGCCTTACTCAGGCTGAGCAAGATGAAATTTTCCGAATGCTGGCGGCTATTCTATGGATTGGAAATATCCAGTTTCAGGAGGATCAGGGCGGCTACGCAGAGGTTATTGACCGATCAGTGGTTGACTTTGCCGCCTACCTATTAGAAGTTACCCCTGACCAGCTCATCAGTGGTATCACAATCCGAATTCTGACACCTCGAAATGGCGAAGTTATCGAATCGCCCGCCAACCCTGCCCAAGCACAGGCTACCCGAGATGCTCTGGCAATGGCCATCTACAGCAATCTTTTCGACTGGATCGTCGAGCGCATTAACAAGTCTCTCAAGGCGAGACAACCGACAACCAACACAATCGGTATTCTGGATATCTATGGATTCGAGATCTTCGAGAAGAACACTTTTGAGCAGCTGTGCATCAACTACGTCAACGAGAAGCTGCAACAGATCTTCATTCAACTGACTCTCAAGGCCGAGCAGGAGGAATATGCCAGGGAACAGATTCAATGGACTCCTATTAAGTACTTCGATAACAAGGTTGTATGTGACCTTATCGAACAGATCCGACCAGTTGGTATCTTCTCTGCTATGAAGGATGCCACCAAGACTGCACACGCTGACCCCGCTGCTTGCGATCGCACATTCATGCAGAGTATCAACGGCATGTCTCACGCTCATCTTACCCCTCGGCAAGGaaacttcatcatcaagcatTATGCTGGTGATGTCACCTATACTGTCGAAGGTATTACGGATAAGAACAAGgatcagcttctcaaggGTCTTTTGAACCTCTTCCAGCACAGTGGAAACCAATTTGTTCATACCCTGTTCCCTCGACCCGTTGACCAAGATAACCGAAAGCAACCTCCCTCTGCAGGTGATCGCATCCGAGCTTCCGCCAATGCCCTGGTCGATACGTTGATGAAATGCCAGCCCTCATATATCCGCACCATCAAGCCCAACGAGAACAAGTCGCCAACAGAATACAACAGCCCCAATGTATTGCATCAGATCAAGTATCTTGGTCTTCAAGAAAACGTTCGTATTCGTCGTGCCGGTTTTGCTTACCGTCAAGATTTCGACAAGTTCGTTGATCGATTCTTCCTCTTGTCTCCCGCTACCTCATACGCTGGTGAATTCACTTGGGAGGGAACAACTGAGGCTGCTGTAAAGCAGATTCTCAAGGATACCAGTATTCCTAAGGAAGAGTGGCAAATGGGTGTTACCAAGGCCTTTATCAAAGCCCCTGAGACGCTCTTTGCCCTTGAGCATATGAGAGACAGATACTGGCACAACATGGCTACGCGAATACAGCGCATGTGGAGGGCTTACCTCGCCTACCGAGCCGAGTCGGCGACCCGAATTCAGCGATTCTGGCGGAAGAAGCGAACCGGAGCAGAGTACCTTCAGCTTCGTGATCATGGCCACCAGGTTCTTGGAGGTCGCAAGGAGAGACGTCGTATGAGTCTGTTGGGTTCCCGACGATTCCTTGGCGACTACCTGGGTGTCAATGCAAGCACCGGCCCTGGAGCCCAGATTCGCAACGCTGCCAGTATTGGCACAAACGAAAAGGCGGTATTTTCATGCCGTGCTGAGATTCTGGAGGCCAAGTTCGGTCGATCCAGTAAAGCAAGCCCTCGAATCATCGTTGTCACCACCAACAAGTTCTATATCATTGCTCAAATGCTTGTGAATGGCCACCCACAAATCTCAGTTGAGAAAGCGGTCCCCTTGGGAGCCATCAAGTTCATCGGTGCCTCATCAGCGCGCGATGATTGGTTCTCGCTTGGCATTGGCTCCCCTCAGGAACCTGACCCCCTGATGAATTGTATGCTCAAGACAGAAATGTTTACTCAGATGCAGCGAGTGATGCCCGGTGGATTTAACCTTAAGATCGCTGAGACAATCGAGTATGCCAAGAAGCCCGGCAAGATGCAGCAGGTCAAGGTCTTAAAGGATTCGCAACTTCCAGTTGATTACTACAAGAGTGGTGCTGTTCACACACAGCCCGGTGAGCCACCGAGCTCCGTCTCTAGACCTACACCCAAGGGCAAGCCTGTACCTCCTCGCCCCATCACTCGAGGTAAGCTGATCAAGCCTGGTGGTCCCAACGGCCGACCTTCTCGCATCCAGGGCAACCGAACTGCCAAACCTAGACCAGGGGCAGGTCGAGCTGTGCCTCAACCACCAGCTGCTGTCTCCAACATTGCCGCTGTTCCCGCTGCCGCCACCCAAAGCACTCCTCGTATCGCTCCTCGTCCTGGTGCGAACGCTGCTGCTCCAATTCCTGCCGCCCACAACGCTCTCCCAAGCCATACTCGCAATGCTAGTGGCGCTGGACGTGCACCCccaccgccgcctcctcctgCTGTCGCAGCACGTCCACCAAGCCCACCTAAGGTGATGGCCAAGGTCTTGTATGACTTTGCTGGACAACGAGAAAACGAGCTCACCATCACCGCTAATGAGATCGTTGAGATTGTGCAGAAGGAATCCAATG GTTGGTGGTTAGCCAAGAACCCTCAAACTGCACAACAGGCTTGGGTCCCTGCAGCATATGTCGAGGAACAAGCTCCACCTGCGCCTCGAGCTCCTCCGGCCCCTCCGCGATCCAAGCCAACACCCCCTGCGCCCCCAGCCAAGCGTCCTGCTGCTAACCGTAAGCCTGCCGAGCTTCAGCAGCGTGACTCTGGCATGAGCCTCAATACGCCCAACGGAGGAGATAGCCGCAGCAGCACACCCACACCCAGCTTGGGTGGCAGTCTGGCAGATGCTCTGCTGGCTAGGAAGAATGCTATgcaaaaggaaaaggaggatgacgatgactggTAG
- a CDS encoding FK506-binding protein 2 has product MKAALFLSALASAAVGVVAEDLKIDVTLPVVCDRKTQKGDRVQMHYRGTLKDSGKQFDASYDRGTPLDFVVGSGQVIRGWDEGLLDMCIGEKRLLTIPPEYGYGQRAIGPIPAGSTLVFETELVGIQGVPKPEKIETKVVEGAETAAEAISEAAESAASATKNVAGKVAQAVVDAADAAKTIIADTDDAPEHEEL; this is encoded by the exons ATGAAGGCcgccctcttcctctccgCCCTTGCCTCTGCCGCCGTTGGCGTTGTCGCCGAGGACCTCAAGATTGACGTTACTCTTCCCGTCGTCTGCGACCGCAAGACACAGAAGGGAGACAGGGTTCAGATGCACTACCGTGGCACCCTTAAGGACTCGGGCAAGCAATTCGATGCCA GCTACGACCGTGGCACTCCTCTTGACTTCGTCGTTGGCTCTGGTCAGGTCATCAGGGG ATGGGACGAGGGTCTTCTCGACATGTGTATTGGCGAGAAGCG ACTTTTGACTATCCCGCCTGAGTACGGCTACGGCCAGCGAGCCATTGGCCCTATCCCCGCCGGCTCTACCCTGG TTTTCGAGACAGAGCTCGTTGGAATTCAAGGCGTCCCCAAGCCCGAGAAGATCGAGACAAAGGTTGTCGAGGGTGCCGAGACTGCCGCCGAGGCTATCAGTGAGGCTGCTGAGTCTGCCGCATCTGCCACCAAGAATGTTGCTGGTAAGGTTGCTCAGGCTGTTGTCGATGCTGCTGATGCCGCCAAGACCATCATTGCAGACACTGATGACGCTCCTGAGCACGAGGAGCTGTAA